The nucleotide window AAGCCATTGAGACAAACTGTAGAGTAGTGCAATTCTATGAATGACGTTTTTCCCCTCCCCctttagagcccttaaattctatgctgtatggttatgtgtatgtatgtatgcatcagcttatattgaggttaacataataatcataaatcaataaagaacaccgctcatctgctatcaagacctgactaaggagctagaggccagtggagcaaagctacaattacgaaaagcatacgcaccatcggtgcaaaaaaatcattttaacctgCCAGGTTTAGGTCaaagactttcttcaaggcataggtaagtaacaaatgaatacaaaagtgctaacaaaagtgTATCAAAAGCcagccgtactcacttgtgaattagcttttttgtgcttctcaaattgaactctttcttttctttctgattttgcttctttaaatgtctctgtggaccaagaaaaaaaaaacgaaaaaaaaagatgaattgttttatattttgcagatttacattttgaccaccagatggcatccacgctccattcacgtactacgacaacagacttaaagcttagccctgaaactccatcagaagcctaaggggtaggtctagccaaactgcttcccctcaccctgacttcatcatgagctctaaacttactttgcttaccacaatgtctttccatatttctttatcatccactaactgcaacatatgataaaagcaacattacttaaagcaacattaactccctctgtgtttatctaatctagcatgacttttattagaagatgtaaagcgagcctgagaaatccaaggggtaaacatgtagttttagttggcctcattaggagcttttcccttgtatgcaataatataccatttattcgatttgtgtttgttctttctttctttaaatgtctctgtggacactatatctttaacttgtagtgtattagatcaacgactacaattcccatgatgcctaactaaagatttttttgcaccgatggtgcgtatgcttttcgtaattgtagctttgctccactggcctctagctccttagtcaggtcttgatagcagatgagcggtgttctttattgatttatgattattatgttaacctcaatataagctgataaaaccttgccaaataaaattatttttgcaCAGATTTAATTGTGTGGGTATGAGACATGTTAGTATTATTCCTACATTCACTTCTCATTGGTGAAGATCTTCTCTAATGGCCAATGTCAGTgttaacactttactgtacatcctaTACATttgcactcctggacactactaacactttattattattacttaataatacagtgttattattaaatttttatGTATCGTCATCTGTCCacttcatttcttatttttcatAACTGCACTGTCCTTCATCTGCAGTTAGtttcaaatgcattttcacatgtattctatttatctgtctatctatctatcttgcaGTGTGGGTTCTAACTAGACAAAGGACTCcaaaagtcatgtttgtgtttttaaaccacagtatTGTTTTTGTCCTCATGTAACTCATGTATAGTGTAACTGGGTATCTCAGTATCTTCACCTGGATTTATTGATCCAAAACTGTAGTTTAGTGATGTCaaggttcaaatgtttaaagtCATGTCATGTTGAATGTTGTGAGGGAATACGTCTGAAAATATATGGAACCTGGCCTGGCAGatacatattctgaccaccagatggcatcacTACTCCATTCACGTTCTGCAACTACATAGTCTTAGGgcctagccctgaaactccatcagaagcctaagagGTAGGTCCAGCCGAACTGCTACCACTcatcctgacttcatcatgagctttacacttactttgctcaccacaatttatttccttcctttctcttccactAACTGCTAACCAATATGACTTTAGAAGAAgatttattagaagatgtatagtgaaaacctgaggaatccaaatggtgtgggtttagtttaagttggccttgttttattttatgtgcagaaatatgtcagtggtggtggttgtgtgtgtgtgtgtgtgtgtgtgtgtgtgtgtgtgtgggtgtgtgtgtgggtgtgtgtgtgtgtgtgtgtgtgtgtgtgtgtgtgtgagagagagagagagagagagagagagagagagagagagagcttgatgCATACTTATTCAAtctgacagaaaatacaaaccctGTACTGGTTTGTGTTTGAGCAATATGTgttgacaaagaaaaaaagaacaaattacTGGTTGAATCTATAAAACACTATGCTTCCTTTAAGTGTGTCTATGTCAATGTGTCAATGACACAATGTGTCTTTATCCTGTAGTGTCAAGATCaaggactacaattcccatgatgcctaactacaAGTTCAGCCTATTGACACACGTGCCATGTATTAGGACTAATCACGTGTTGTTTTAGAACGTTTTCGAAAAGTATAGATGACGTACAGTGTTTTATTGATTCAACCATTCATGTGATCCGGCTCTTTAATTCTTGAATTTGATTTATTGTTGTACTGGGTTGTTGGCGTTGTATTTTCTAAACGTTGCAAACCCTTTGTATGTGGATTTACTTGTTCAATATGTTGTCATggagcctgtctctctctctctatctctgtctatctctctatgtatacatatctatctacctacctaccttccTACCTaccaccctccctctcttcatctaatgatgaaatccgataactgcacgtccagtcacagtaaaaagtaaaccgtgtgccatggtgtacagtagtgggCTGATCtcagtgtgtgcttgttttatgcttgcaaggtcgtaaccctagtactaaatagccatttatgtcatttattcaGGCATTCAGGTGCATTGAGGGAGGACACGTACtcttgtcgtgtgtgtgtgtgaaataatcGCTACGCACGTTAGAATGGCGTGATGTAGTGTGACTTTGTTGTATACGAGACCGAGGCGCACATGGCGACAGCCATCAGAGGGGAGTGGACGGCTGACCGAGGTATTTGTCGTGTTAAGACCTATGTTAActacttttaatgttcatacatgtgaaacGTCGTCTTTACATGACGACATGTGAGTCATTACACTTTGCGTTGCTTTGTGGAATAGGCGTGAGCTGGAGACTGGACCTGGTCAGCTCCGTTGTGTCGCTGTTGGCACGATAACGTTTGCTAACTTGCCAAAAATGAAGTGGATACTGAAATCCGATAAGTCGATTTTGCGGAGAGCCTAAAGTTgtacacccagtcacagcaaatcGACGTAGAACTGCCGTTGCTGGATCTATGTGTGGAGTTGTACATAGCTTGGAGCCAGCTTAACGATTAGCAGCGTGGCTAACTCGGCCagcataaacagtaaagcacaaaTATGAGCCTAATTATGAGGGGTCATTATTTATTGACCACAGTGCAGTGCCACATGCGGAGTTGTAGCATAAAAGTACGCAATACAGCCGTGATTTGTGGCTGTTGAGTGATTTGagttaacttgctttttcaggtccacacatgagctaacatagcgattagcatgctagctaactcggATGGTACAAACAATAGCATTACGCCAGCGAGTGTAAATACctgtcagataaatacacactcgCTCGAGTCAGTCAAGTTTTATTATGAAACCGTGTATATAGCTAGCAACATTTTATACGTTTACTGCCGTGGTTGAAATCGAGAAGCCACCTCGgagagtagcatgatggctaggtGTCTAAAAATTAATCACAAAAATAACGATATTACGGACACGTGCGTAGTTCTCTATATTGTTATTTGGAGCAAGTGAGGGAGAAACAGTCGTGCTTAAACCCGGCTACCAGCAGCGTATCTTCTGGTTTTCAGAGCTGGGCGGCCtgtgtagcttgctagctagtgttttgtttacaaaagattATTTTCGTTATTAGCTAGTTGCCGAAACGGCATCGGTCAACcgaaaaaacgaacaaacaaaaaaacaatgcaatttCGCTCGTTGGCCAAtagttaaacagtaaaaaagctCAGAAAAAGCTATGACATTAGAACCGGAGTTGCACTGTCCAATTCCCAAGCAGCTCACTACTCCCTATGGAGTGCACGGTGTCACGAAAAAACGCTGTGCACTAGGGAGTAGTGGAGTGCGGTTTAGGATCGCCCCAGGTGTACGAAGGAAGACTTCATGCATGGAGCATGGGGTGTCATCCTGTGGTAAAACACggaaagattatatatatatatatatatatatatatatatatatatatatatatatatatatatatacacacttggcgttattattgtagtaattgatttttagaaaacagtgcataaatgtttatttacaaaggCCACATGGCCCCTATCCACTTCTTACAGTGACTCAAAGTAGGCTCATACACAGCCTCACTAAACAGTTCATCTTATGCCTAGGTCACTGAATTgtatgaatttattcagttatttatttatttaagatttcgccataagaccaatctatttcagaaatgattttaGCTCTTAATTGCAGTTTAGGTTACTTCGTCATTATATGgtcaagcaggtctggagctaggCTGTAGGTTTCAAAGCTAAATCATGTTGAGTTAAAGTATTCACAGTGAAGGTTATGCATGATCCAAAGTGTGCTGCGTTATTTTGAACATGAGTACATCCAGAGAGAACGGAATTCTGGTTGactgtattttgtatggctACCCACTCAGTGGCTATACAGCAAAACAAGCGTTCTGCACACGTACAGAGTATGAGGCGGAGCTGATGTACTGTGACGTCGCTCGGTTCCCTTGCTTTCATTTAGGtcctatagaggggtataattgGCGTGCCTCGGGTGCTCCAGCTTCATAGATTCTCTTCTCGTCGACTGAGAAAAGAAGCAGCTAGGATGTCCGGCAGAGGCAAGGGCGGCAAAGGCCTTGGAAAAGGAGGCGCCAAGCGTCATCGTAAAGTGCTTCGcgataacatccagggtatcacaAAGCCGGCTATTCGCCGTCTGGCTCGTCGTGGTGGCGTCAAGCGTATCTCCGGTCTGATCTACGAAGAGACCCGCGGTGTGCTCAAAGTGTTCCTGGAAAACGTGATCAGGgacgcagtcacgtacactgagcatgccaaaagaaagaccgtcaccgctatggatgtggtgtacgccctgaagcgccagggacgcactctgtacggattcggaggttaaacgctcggcctgaacagctctaaacccaacggctcttttaagagccactcacaaatccagcaaaagaGCCTGTTTCTAATCTTAGCTTGTCTGTTTCAAATAAGGCAGTTTCCCGGATACTCTGTATTAAGAATGTAATATACGGGAAAAGTACATATATGTTactttgtatatatgtattgttttacacccccccccGTATGCGTTGGTAAAATCAGAACTATACGTCTTAATAAATCCTGATAGtcgccgtcaacgccgctgTGGCGAAAAACAGATTAAGCCCTGTAGATTAAAAATGCGCGGGAAGGCGAACAAAGAGttgatcatatttgtttgtttcaataaaGTCAATGATGGTGGTTATGAATCTCCCGGTAACTTTGTTAAGAAGCTCATtttcaggaggaaaaaacataatttatatataatatttatatatatatatgacattatattcttatataataATGTGATTATTATATAAGAATACATATTGTTTTCCATTTACCCCGTTTGCGTTGATTAAATCAGAATTATACAGAACatcgccgtcaacgccgctTTGGCGAAAAATAATGTGCCGCCTGCACGGTGGGTACAAATGCGCGGGTAGGCGAACAAAGAGAATGCTGCTCAGGGGAGggggaagggagggggagaaaagggaggggagaggaagggagggggagaaaagggaggggaggggaggggaggggaggggaggggaggggaaaagGGAGTGTGGGGGGTTGGGAAGAAGCGAGCGGACAATTGTTGTCCAATGGTCGTACGACGGCATTCTAAAGGCGGTACCTTCTTGTATTAGAATGCCAGAGTCTAAATAATGTGGGAGCTTATCGCCTCCTCCtcattcttcagtcttactcgacgaggagcagtatgcctgagccagctaagtccgcgcccaagaagggatccaagaaagccgtgaccaagacggccgggaaaggaggcaagaagcgcagaaagtccaggaaggAGAGCTATGCTATCTACGTGtacaaggtgctgaagcaggtccaCCCTGATACCGGTATCTCCTCCAAAGCGATGGGCATCATGAACTCGTTCGTGAACGACATCTTCGAGCGCATCGCCGGTGAGTCTTCCCGTTTGGCTCATTACAACAAACGTTCTACTATCACCTCTAGGGAGATCCAGACCGCTGTGCGTCTGCTCCTTCCCGGTGAGTTGGCCAAGCACGCCGTGTCCGAGGGCACAAAGGCCGTCACCAAGTACACGAGCTCCAAGTAAATGGTGATAGCGGCGTAATccaaacccaacggctcttttaagagccacccacggtTTCTTCGAAAGAGCAGTTTTATTCAAGAACAAAGTCGCCGATGGTAAGctataatactaattattattattaatattattttttttttttttccccccatgagTGCTTCTGCAGCCATTATTGTAAAAGCAATGCCcttcagtgtatgtatgtatgtatgtaaatcaacTTACTTAGTTGTTTGTCTGCATTTAATTGGTATAGTATACTAAGATTCAGGGGCAGAGCAGCAAACTAAAATACTGTGCCATACTAACTGTATGGCGTGGGGTTGTAATGCTAAGTGGGATAAATGAAGCTGCACATCACCTGTGAAAGACCAGTCCAGAGGAGATCAGCCTTTCAGGTGGGGAATAGTGAGGCAGGAAACCATACTAGAGTTGACTTGAAGCCTAGAACTATACACTtgatctttgtaatgaaagctgTCTAGTATATGTAACCAGGCATACGGTTAGGAAAGAGAGGAAATAAGTATCTCCACAAGCTTTTTTTGTTGGGTCACAGAAGGGTGAAGTTATTCAAAGCCTTAGGTTTATGGTGAGATTTGAgtgagcaagaataggttcagagctagacttttgatgtagagggtcggagcaaggcaaaaggacgaaggtagagtaagtaaaatagtatggcggtcaaaggcctcaggtttatgatgaaggtggattgagttaaagtgaccgtgagcttaggcctttgccttaggatacaaaggaaggttcagtaaaagtgaatttcagcattagccatcagcctgatgatttggatacacatggcctcggcctactgaggaatgcagatctaagtagaatggtcatgactgcatggaatgggttaaatgaaagtaaaagtttaaaaataataatttggtgtgttgcttattgagatagagggagggatggggttaatttgttttagtacaagaatgaaattggagttgtttcatgtgagaggttcgaatgaggatggggagtgattttgtataatggttggaggaaggatggtgttatttcattttagggttggagagagaaggtcgtggggtttgtattagagtatgaatgaaaatgggttattttattttggggttagacggcggatggggttatttggtttcatggttagaatgatgttaaggttatgttgtactaggttaagagggaggacagagttattttgtattaggactatttggtttggttcactaaaagatgaatttggttgaagccttaggttaatggtgagattcgagcgagcaagaataggttcagagctagacttttgatgtagagggtcggagcaaggcaaaaggacgagggtagagtaagtaaaatagtatggcggtcaaagacctcaggtttatgatgaaggtggattgagttaaagtgacggtgagcttaagcctttgccttaggatacaaaggaaggttcagtaaaagtgagtttcaacattagccatcagcctgatgatttggatacacatggcctcggcctactgaggaatgcacttctaagtagaatggtcatgactgcatggaatgggttaaatgaaagtaaaagtttaaaaataataatttggtgtgttgcttattgagatagagggagggatggggttaatttgttttaggacaagaatgagattggagttgtttcatgtgaggggttcgaatgaggatggagtgattttgtttaatggttggaggaaggatggggttatttcattttaggttttgtgagagaaggtggtggggtttgtattagagtatgaatggaaatgggttattttattttggggttagacggcggatggggttatttggtttcatggttagaatgatgttaaggttatgttgtactaggttaagagggaggacagagttattttgtattaggactacttggtttggtcacaaaaagatgaatttggttgaagccttaggttaatggtgagattcgagcgagcaagaataggttcagagctagacttttgatgtagagggtcggagcaaggcaaaaagacgagggtagagtaagtaaatttaggtagcgtaagtaaaaaagtatggcggtgaaagtgtgtttagtgcagatgtgatctaggaagagtgagtaacagcagctttgtaaacgaggcctcaggtttatgatggaggtggattgtgttaaagtgactgtgagcttaggcctttgccttaggaagcttcagaaaaagtgaatttcaacattggccatcagcctgatgatttggatacacatggcctcggcctactgaggaatgcacatctaagtagaatggtcatgactgcatggaatgggttaaatgaaagtaaaagtttaaaaataataatttggtgtgttgcttattgagatagagggagggatggggttaatttgttttagtacaagaatgaaattggagttgtttcatgtgagaggttcgaatgaggatggggagtgattttgtataatggttggaggaaggatggtgttatttcattttagggttggagagagaaggtcgtggggtttgtattagagtatgaatgaaaatgggttattttattttggggttagacggcggatggggttatttggtttcatggttagaatgatgttaaggttatgttgtactaggttaagagggaggacagagttattttgtattaggactatttggtttggttcactaaaagatgaatttggttgaagccttaggttaatggtgagattcgagcgagcaagaataggttcagagctagacttttgatgtagagggtcggagcaaggcaaaaggacgagggtagagtaagtaaaatagtatggcggtcaaagacctcaggtttatgatgaaggtggattgagttaaagtgacggtgagcttaagcctttgccttaggatacaaaggaaggttcagtaaaagtgagtttcaacattagccatcagcctgatgatttggatacacatggcctcggcctactgaggaatgcacatctaagtagaatggtcatgactgcatggaatgggttaaatgaaagtaaaagtttaaaaataataatttggtgtgttgcttattgagatagagggagggatggggttaatttgttttagtacaagaatgagatttgagttgtttcatgtgaggggttcgaatgaggatggagtgattttgtataatggttggaggaaggatggggttatttcattttagggtttgtgagagaaggtggtggggtttgtattagagtatgaatggaaatgggttattttattttggggttagacggcggatggggttatttgttttcatggttagaatgatgttaaggttatgttgtactaggttaagagggaggacagagttattttgtattaggactatttggtttggttcactaaaagatgaatttggttgaagtcttaggttaatggtgagattcgagcgagcaagaataggttcatagatatttttttgatgtagagggtcggagcaatgcaaaaggacgagggtagagtaagtaaaatagtatggcggtcaaaggcctcagttttatgatgaaggtggattgagttaaagtgacggtgagcttaagcctttgccttaggatacaaaggaaggttcagtaaaagtgagtttcaacattagccatcagcctgatgatttggatacacatggcctcggcctactgaggaatgcacatctaagtagaatggtcatgactgcatggaatgggttaaatgaaagtaaaagtttaaaaataataatttggtgtgttgcttattgagatagagggagggatggggttaatttgttttaggacaagaatgagattggagttgtttcatgtgaggggtttgaggatggggagtgattttgtataatggttggaggaaggatggtgttatttcattttagggttggagagagaaggtggtggggtttgtattagagtatgaatgaaaatgggttattttattttggggttagacggcggatggggttatttggtttcatggttagaatgatgttaaggatatgttgtactaggttaagagggaggacagagttattttgtattaggactatttggtttggttcactaaaagatgaatttggttgaagccttaggttaatggtgagattcgagcgagcaagaataggttcagagctagacttatgatgtagagggtcggagcaaggcaaaaggacgagggtagagtaagtaaaatagtatggcggtcaaaggcctcagttttatgatgaaggtggattgagttaaagtgacggtgagtttaagcctttgccttaggatacaaaggaaggttcagtaaaagtgagtttcaacattagccatcagcaaTCAGTAAAGGAGTTAAGTGTATATTCCGGAGAGGACCACCGTTGTTGTGGGAACGCAGacatatgtcatggatggagcgtggatgccatcgtgtggtcaaactaggcAAATGCAAACGTTAACTACGTAGATTTattcgtgtatgtgtgtgaatgtaacagcttttttcatttgatagatggttgtgaactccagtacgtctactaaatcatttgtattgcggtgttattttggttagtgttttttaaagtacattttaaaaaatgtttcttttgaagcatacttcagttcagggcattttagtagccagcatggttaccagttctcatgctgccaggcaatgaaatggaaacttaatttagggtaattttatacacattaaatatgattgttaactgcaccaaCAAATCTAAAAAGTAATTACGTGTCTTACGTGATGATTTTCGTTTGGGCTTGGGTTTCATTTCAACAATATGCTAACGATAACATACTCCAGACTGTATAATCTCCTTCCACAACTAgataaaatgtcttgttttgaagaACGCTTGATAGAAGTCTTTAAAAAAAGGCACTTTATTAGCCATCATGACAACCAAACAGCATGCAGTTATGTAAAAAGCCACCAATTTACTCACTGCTAGAAGCCATTGAGACAAACTATAGAGTAGTGCacttctatgtaggacctttatttccttttctttagagcccttaaactctgtgtattagcttatattgaggttaccataataatcataaatcagtaaaaaacaccgctcatctgctatcaagacctgaccgaggagctggaggccagtggagcaaagctaaaatatggaaaagcatacgcaccctcaaattggtgcaaaaaaaaataaataataattttaatcattcaaggcataggtaagtaacaaatgaatacaaaagtgctaacaaaagtgaatgaaaagccagccgtactcacttgtgaattcgcttttttgattttgcttctttaaacgtctctgtggaccaaaaaaaaaagattaattgttttacattttaaccacacgatggcatccacgctccatttacgtactatgaccacagacttaaagcttagccctgaaactccatcagaagcctaaaagacttgactagagaagtgcacttctgtgtagtgtatacagtgtaagggatttaggaagtgccctattgcaaacgtcaccgttgttttgggatcgtggatatatgtcatggatggagcgtggatgccatcgtgtggtcaaactcgcaaatgcaaacgctaaaaacatagatgtatacgtgtatgtgtgtgaatgttacagcttttacatatgacagatggttgtgaactccagtaagtCTACTAAGATCTACCAAGGAACATTTgggcattttagtagccagcatgacaaccagttgtcatgctaccaggcaatgaaaacttaatttagggcactgcaatttttatacacattaaatatgattgttaactgcaccaatacatctaaaaagtcattacatgtctTGCGGGATgatttttgtttgggttttaacaatatgctaatgataaagTAGGACAGAAATTTTTTTTACTCCAGACTGTATTACCTCCTTCCACAACTCGATCAAATGGCTTTAGATAAAGAATCCTTGATAGAAGCATTCTTTATTTAAGGCACTTTTTTAtcagttaggtaaaaagccaacAATTCGCTCACTACTATAAGCCATTGAGACAAACTGTAGAGTAGTGCAATTCTATGAATGACGTTTTTCCCCTCCCCctttagagcccttaaattctatgctgtatggttatgtgtatgtatgtatgcatcagcttatattgaggttaacataataatcataaatcaataaagaacaccgctcatctgctatcaagacctgactaaggagctagaggccagtggagcaaagctacaattacgaaaagcatacgcaccatcggtgcaaaaaaatcattttaacctgCCAGGTTTAGGTCaaagactttcttcaaggcataggtaagtaacaaatgaatacaaaagtgctaacaaaagtgTATCAAAAGCcagccgtactcacttgtgaattagcttttttgtgcttctcaaattgaactctttcttttctttctgattttgcttctttaaatgtctctgtggaccaagaaaaaaaaaacgaaaaaaaaagatgaattgttttatattttgcagatttacattttgaccaccagatggcatccacgctccattcacgtactacgacaacagacttaaagcttagccctgaaactccatcagaagcctaaggggtaggtctagccaaactgcttcccctcaccctgacttcatcatgagctcta belongs to Salminus brasiliensis chromosome 24, fSalBra1.hap2, whole genome shotgun sequence and includes:
- the LOC140547121 gene encoding histone H4: MSGRGKGGKGLGKGGAKRHRKVLRDNIQGITKPAIRRLARRGGVKRISGLIYEETRGVLKVFLENVIRDAVTYTEHAKRKTVTAMDVVYALKRQGRTLYGFGG
- the LOC140547036 gene encoding histone H2B; its protein translation is MPEPAKSAPKKGSKKAVTKTAGKGGKKRRKSRKESYAIYVYKVLKQVHPDTGISSKAMGIMNSFVNDIFERIAGESSRLAHYNKRSTITSREIQTAVRLLLPGELAKHAVSEGTKAVTKYTSSK